One Rhipicephalus microplus isolate Deutch F79 chromosome 4, USDA_Rmic, whole genome shotgun sequence genomic window carries:
- the LOC142814523 gene encoding uncharacterized protein LOC142814523: MVPRGSAFAALAFVLCACSANLRATAAAASLGSMPAAAMAVPVTLGADTEARRTTAETRGGGGASSTASKRYESHAPVLLSALHSPDSPHQRMMLVDLSALHNHQEPVLGFPQDDYYGSSSSMTSADYADTWEDNSLGADDRLYRPYQPNEEMHNDIGDSDQLLMPFLPENTVGLHYTGFPFIEDALHLQRQSSREDAFSDYLRALIASRDRKRSVFLSQSWQPGGHPGSPVLRRQHQMPRQQPRRVSQEPAPASSEHASSSGPTDRKSSKQARPANYHHHPAVPFIFSSKGWHPGGRKRNFFFSRGWGPGGRPLTLRAEYFKKKPPSTHAGGEDVSENEASSTGLGQGRAAIGGGHGNSDSSPTVKVTSTRHGHRPCRANCWRIPHLFGPYW; encoded by the exons ATGGTGCCAAGGGGCAGTGCGTTCGCTGCCCTGGCCTTCGTGCTGTGCGCCTGCAGCGCCAACCTGCGTGCGACAGCGGCCGCCGCCAGCTTGGGCAGCATGCCCGCAGCTGCCATGGCGGTGCCCGTGACCCTAGGCGCTGACACCGAAGCGCGGCGCACGACGGCGGAAACAAGGGGCGGCGGCGGGGCGTCCAGCACTGCCAGCAAGCGCTATGAGTCACACGCACCCGTACTTCTGTCGGCGCTGCATTCGCCCGACAGCCCCCACCAGCGCATGATGCTCGTGGACCTGtccgcgctgcacaaccaccagGAGCCCGTGCTGGGCTTCCCTCAGGACGACTACTACGGTTCCTCCTCGTCGATGACGTCGGCCGACTACGCTGACACCTGGGAGGACAATAGTCTTGGTGCCGACGACAGGCTATACAG GCCATACCAGCCCAACGAGGAGATGCACAACGATATCGGCGACAGCGACCAGCTGCTGATGCCGTTCCTGCCGGAGAACACTGTGGGCCTGCACTACACTGGCTTTCCCTTCATCGAGGATGCACTCCACTTGCAGCGCCAGAGTAGCCGTGAGGACGCCTTCAGCGACTACCTGCGCGCGCTGATCGCCAGCCGAGACCGGAAGCGCAGTGTCTTCCTCTCGCAAAGCTGGCAACCCGGAGGACACCCAGGATCTCCCGTGCTCCGCAGGCAGCATCAAATGCCACGGCAGCAGCCTCGGCGAGTGTCTCAAGAGCCTGCACCAGCATCTTCAGAACACGCAAGCAGCAGTGGCCCGACAGACCGTAAGAGCAGCAAACAGGCGCGGCCGGCCAATTACCACCATCACCCAGCCGTCCCGTTCATCTTTTCATCCAAAGGCTGGCATCCTGGAGGGCGCAAGCGTAATTTCTTTTTCTCCAGAGGCTGGGGACCCGGCGGACGGCCGCTGACGCTGCGCGCTGAATACTTTAAAAAAAAGCCACCCTCCACGCACGCTGGTGGCGAAGATGTTAGCGAAAACGAGGCATCGTCGACGGGGCTAGGCCAGGGAAGAGCTGCTATAGGCGGAGGTCACGGCAATTCGGACTCATCACCCACTGTGAAGGTGACCAGCACACGGCATGGGCATCGGCCGTGCCGTGCTAACTGCTGGCGCATACCGCACTTGTTCGGACCCTACTGGTAG
- the LOC142814525 gene encoding uncharacterized protein LOC142814525 isoform X2 yields MAGISEERRKEMEEEMSRFEQEISMPEPAQPVGAEGPPPAPIIPVGPAVQRPLRLAPPPPPPPPLAGPLMPPSGLPHMQFIPHQLRHLRPPPPPPRPPPLAPPLPFIGGPLVPPPPPPPSFLTPANMTAMGPLPGPPEPPPPVMIPAAHLQAAVAAAAAPPPPPPPTTVPNVIVAAPAVYSAPPLKKSTAADIPVVPASAFAAAPVNVIPVSVGSVGDSSKAETLKETKSKSSKQSSHKAEKQKSSDRSAEKGRATDKSAGGEEAGTSKKRKKEKRLLRTAGQQTWEDSSLNEWDTDDFRIFCGDLGNDVTDEVLIRVFGKFPSFLKAKVVRDKRTNKSKGYGFASFKDPGDFIKAMREINVTNQRLTRDDASPHSVERPPPKSHRCHHC; encoded by the exons ATGGCTGGAATCAGCGAAGAGAGGCGCAAGGAGATGGAAGAAGAGATGAGCCG GTTCGAGCAGGAAATATCTATGCCCGAACCGGCACAACCCGTTGGTGCCGAAGGTCCACCGCCAGCACCGATAATTCCTGTGGGACCTGCCGTGCAGAGGCCACTGAGGCTAGCACCCCCTCCACCTCCACCACCTCCGCTAGCAG GCCCACTAATGCCTCCGTCAGGTCTGCCTCACATGCAGTTCATTCCCCATCAGCTGCGTCACCTCCGTCCTCCACCGCCACCGCCACGTCCTCCCCCCTTGGCACCGCCTTTACCCTTCATCGGCGGTCCCCTAGTGCCCCCACCTCCCCCACCACCATCATTCCTCACGCCAGCCAATATGACAGCCATGGGGCCTCTCCCTGGCCCCCCCGAACCGCCACCACCAGTGATGATTCCCGCCGCACACCTACAAGCAGCAGTAGCTGCAGcagctgcaccaccaccaccaccccctcCGACAACCGTTCCCAACGTCATAGTTGCCGCGCCGGCTGTGTACTCGGCGCCTCCCCTCAAAAAGAGCACTGCGGCTGATATCCCAGTTGTGCCCGCCTCGGCTTTTGCAGCCGCGCCCGTCAACGTGATTCCCGTGTCAGTCGGCTCAGTGGGGGATAGCAGCAAAGCTGAGACCCTAAAAGAGACCAAATCCAAGTCATCCAAGCAGTCCTCCCACAAGGCGGAGAAACAGAAGTCGTCTGATCGCTCAGCTGAGAAGGGGAGGGCCACCGATAAGTCCGCTGGCGGTGAGGAAGCAGGCACTtcaaagaaacgaaagaaagagaaacgtCTGCTGCGTACAGCCGGACAGCAGACATGGGAGGACAGCTCACTCAACGAGTGGGACACGG ATGACTTCCGAATATTCTGCGGAGATCTTGGCAATGATGTCACGGATGAAGTACTAATTAGGGTCTTTGGCAAGTTCCCGTCCTTCCTCAAGGCTAAAGTGGTTCGGGACAAGCGCACCAACAAGAGCAAAGGTTATGGATTTGCAAGCTTCAAGGACCCAGGGGACTTCATCAAGGCCATGCGGGAGATAAATG
- the LOC142814525 gene encoding uncharacterized protein LOC142814525 isoform X1, with amino-acid sequence MAGISEERRKEMEEEMSRFEQEISMPEPAQPVGAEGPPPAPIIPVGPAVQRPLRLAPPPPPPPPLAGPLMPPSGLPHMQFIPHQLRHLRPPPPPPRPPPLAPPLPFIGGPLVPPPPPPPSFLTPANMTAMGPLPGPPEPPPPVMIPAAHLQAAVAAAAAPPPPPPPTTVPNVIVAAPAVYSAPPLKKSTAADIPVVPASAFAAAPVNVIPVSVGSVGDSSKAETLKETKSKSSKQSSHKAEKQKSSDRSAEKGRATDKSAGGEEAGTSKKRKKEKRLLRTAGQQTWEDSSLNEWDTDDFRIFCGDLGNDVTDEVLIRVFGKFPSFLKAKVVRDKRTNKSKGYGFASFKDPGDFIKAMREINGKYVGSRPIKLRKSTWRDRNVDVVRKKTKERERLGLI; translated from the exons ATGGCTGGAATCAGCGAAGAGAGGCGCAAGGAGATGGAAGAAGAGATGAGCCG GTTCGAGCAGGAAATATCTATGCCCGAACCGGCACAACCCGTTGGTGCCGAAGGTCCACCGCCAGCACCGATAATTCCTGTGGGACCTGCCGTGCAGAGGCCACTGAGGCTAGCACCCCCTCCACCTCCACCACCTCCGCTAGCAG GCCCACTAATGCCTCCGTCAGGTCTGCCTCACATGCAGTTCATTCCCCATCAGCTGCGTCACCTCCGTCCTCCACCGCCACCGCCACGTCCTCCCCCCTTGGCACCGCCTTTACCCTTCATCGGCGGTCCCCTAGTGCCCCCACCTCCCCCACCACCATCATTCCTCACGCCAGCCAATATGACAGCCATGGGGCCTCTCCCTGGCCCCCCCGAACCGCCACCACCAGTGATGATTCCCGCCGCACACCTACAAGCAGCAGTAGCTGCAGcagctgcaccaccaccaccaccccctcCGACAACCGTTCCCAACGTCATAGTTGCCGCGCCGGCTGTGTACTCGGCGCCTCCCCTCAAAAAGAGCACTGCGGCTGATATCCCAGTTGTGCCCGCCTCGGCTTTTGCAGCCGCGCCCGTCAACGTGATTCCCGTGTCAGTCGGCTCAGTGGGGGATAGCAGCAAAGCTGAGACCCTAAAAGAGACCAAATCCAAGTCATCCAAGCAGTCCTCCCACAAGGCGGAGAAACAGAAGTCGTCTGATCGCTCAGCTGAGAAGGGGAGGGCCACCGATAAGTCCGCTGGCGGTGAGGAAGCAGGCACTtcaaagaaacgaaagaaagagaaacgtCTGCTGCGTACAGCCGGACAGCAGACATGGGAGGACAGCTCACTCAACGAGTGGGACACGG ATGACTTCCGAATATTCTGCGGAGATCTTGGCAATGATGTCACGGATGAAGTACTAATTAGGGTCTTTGGCAAGTTCCCGTCCTTCCTCAAGGCTAAAGTGGTTCGGGACAAGCGCACCAACAAGAGCAAAGGTTATGGATTTGCAAGCTTCAAGGACCCAGGGGACTTCATCAAGGCCATGCGGGAGATAAATG
- the ND-49 gene encoding NADH dehydrogenase (ubiquinone) 49 kDa subunit, whose translation MASVLTAAARLLRPKLPAALPRFGGSLFFARGARWCPGDDFIKDMSGLYFAPDEEEAKMQPLPPNDYFEAPEKQVRNMQINFGPQHPAAHGVLRLVLELEGETVVRADPHIGLLHRGTEKLIEYKTYTQALPYMDRLDYVSMMANEQCYSLAVEKLLNIDIPKRAKYIRVLFGEITRILNHIMAVGTHCLDIGGLTPFFWLFEEREKLMEFYERVSGARMHAAYVRPGGVSQDMPLGLMDDIYDWATKFSERLDEVEDLLTGNRIWKQRTVDIGVISAENALNWGCSGVMLRGSGIKWDLRKTQPYDSYEDFEFDVPIGLKGDCYDRYLCRMEEMRQSLNIIYQALNKMPPGPVKTDDNKCVPPSREEMKTSMEALIHHFKLFTEGYQVPPGVTYTAVEAPKGEFGLYMISDGSSRPYRCKIKAPGFAHLSALDFIGKNHMLADIVAIIGTLDIVFGEVDR comes from the exons ATGGCATCCGTGTTGACTGCTGCAGCGCGGCTCTTGCGGCCTAAACTGCCGGCTGCGTTGCCCAGGTTTGGTGGATCGTTGTTTTTTGCCAG GGGAGCGAGGTGGTGCCCTGGTGATGACTTCATCAAGGATATGTCGGGATTGTACTTCGCCCCCGATGAAGAGGAGGCGAAGATGCAACCGCTGCCGCCGAATG ACTACTTCGAAGCACCTGAGAAGCAAGTTCGAAACATGCAGATCAATTTTGGTCCTCAGCACCCTGCAGCTCACGGAGTGTTGCGGCTTGTGCTAGAACTGGAAGGAGAA actGTGGTGCGAGCGGACCCACACATTGGCCTCCTGCACCGTGGCACCGAAAAGCTCATTGAGTATAAAACCTACACTCAGGCACTGCCGTACATGGACCGCTTGGATTATGTCTCCATGATGGCAAACGAACAATGCTACTCGCTCGCTGTTGAGAAGCTCCTCAACATCGACATCCCCAAGCGTGCCAAGTACATTCGAG TTCTTTTTGGAGAGATAACGAGAATTCTCAACCACATCATGGCTGTCGGAACTCATTGTCTGGACATTGGtggccttacacccttcttctgGCTTTTCGAGGAGCGAGAAAAG CTTATGGAGTTCTACGAGCGTGTGAGTGGTGCCCGCATGCATGCGGCATATGTGCGGCCAGGCGGTGTATCCCAGGACATGCCCCTGGGTCTGATGGACGATATCTACGACTGGGCCACAAAGTTCAGTGAACGGTTGGACGAAGTCGAAGACCTGCTTACTGGAAACCGAATCTGGAAGCAACGCACTGTGGATATTGGAGTCATCTCTGCAGAGAATGCACTCAATTGGGGCTGCAG TGGTGTGATGCTGCGTGGATCTGGCATCAAGTGGGACCTGAGGAAAACACAGCCGTACGATTCCTATGAGGACTTTGAGTTCGACGTTCCTATTGGACTCAAGGGCGACTGTTACGACAG GTACTTATGCCGAATGGAAGAGATGAGGCAAAGCCTGAACATCATCTACCAGGCTCTGAACAAGATGCCACCTGGTCCAGTCAAGACTGATGACAACAAATGTGTGCCCCCATCGAGGGAAGAGATGAAG ACTTCTATGGAAGCCCTCATTCACCACTTCAAGCTGTTCACCGAGGGCTACCAGGTTCCTCCCGGTGTCACATACACGGCTGTTGAAGCACCTAAG GGGGAGTTTGGGCTTTACATGATCTCGGATGGAAGCAGCCGTCCCTACCGATGCAAGATCAAGGCACCCGGTTTTGCACATCTG TCTGCCTTGGACTTCATTGGCAAAAACCACATGCTGGCCGACATCGTTGCCATCATAG GTACGCTTGATATCGTGTTTGGAGAAGTCGACCGCTAG